In a genomic window of Candidatus Methylomirabilota bacterium:
- a CDS encoding aconitate hydratase produces the protein MGRSLTRKLIESHLAAGKAVAGEEIGLSIDQILLTDTNGNMSLLQFEAMGLPRVVPARAVAYIDHNVYQFDSRNTDDHRYMQTAARKYGAVFSKPGNGICHQVHMETFAIPGQTLLGSDSHTPLCGAAGMLAIGAGSLDVAVAMGGGPYFFTMPEIVRVWLTGELQPWVTAKDVILELLRRLSVRGGAGKIFEYAGPGMKSLLAAQRMTIANMGAELGLTTSVFPSDEVTRSFLTRLGRPGDWRPAAPDDDAEYDDQLELDLSKITPLVALPGSPDRVVPIEEVAGTQVEQVMVGSCTNGSWHDMSSVTEVLRGHRVHPSVSFVLFPGSHRILETMAREGLLTDLLAAGATVSESTCGSCAGIGHVPAAGSKSLRAFNRNFPGRSGVKDDQVYLCSSLVAAASALTGAITDPRTLGAPPRVPLPPKFADSTAGFVQPDGQGEVVRGPNIKSVPLGEPVAETLEAPVLIKLGDKVSTDDISPAGASVLVFRSNIPAIAEFTFKYVDPEFVARAKAAGRSFIVAGETYGQGSSRETAVTAPMHLGVRAVLAKSFARIHRANLINWGLVPLTFDDPAAWGGIERDDRLRLEGLRGALAAGGRVSVVNTRSGARFTASCVLTPRERDILLAGGLLAHTRQGKS, from the coding sequence GTGGGTAGGAGCCTCACCCGCAAGCTGATCGAGTCCCACCTCGCGGCGGGCAAGGCCGTCGCGGGCGAGGAGATCGGCCTCTCGATCGACCAGATCCTCCTCACCGACACGAACGGCAACATGTCGTTGCTCCAGTTCGAGGCCATGGGGCTCCCGCGCGTGGTCCCCGCGCGCGCCGTCGCGTACATCGACCACAACGTCTACCAGTTCGACTCGCGCAACACCGACGACCACCGTTACATGCAGACCGCCGCGCGGAAGTACGGCGCGGTCTTCTCCAAGCCGGGCAACGGCATCTGCCACCAGGTGCACATGGAGACGTTCGCCATTCCCGGCCAGACGCTGCTCGGCTCGGACAGCCACACGCCGCTCTGCGGCGCCGCCGGCATGCTGGCGATCGGCGCGGGGAGCCTCGACGTGGCGGTGGCGATGGGGGGCGGCCCGTACTTCTTCACGATGCCCGAGATCGTGCGCGTGTGGCTCACGGGGGAGCTCCAGCCCTGGGTCACCGCGAAAGACGTGATCCTGGAGCTGCTGCGTCGGCTCAGCGTGCGCGGCGGCGCCGGGAAGATCTTCGAGTACGCGGGCCCAGGCATGAAGAGCCTGCTCGCCGCCCAGCGCATGACCATCGCCAACATGGGCGCCGAGCTCGGCCTGACGACGAGCGTCTTCCCGTCCGACGAGGTCACGCGCTCCTTTCTCACCCGGCTCGGTCGCCCCGGCGACTGGCGACCGGCCGCGCCCGACGACGATGCCGAGTACGACGACCAGCTCGAGCTGGATCTCTCCAAGATCACGCCGCTCGTCGCGCTGCCCGGCTCGCCCGACCGCGTGGTGCCCATCGAGGAGGTCGCCGGGACCCAGGTCGAGCAGGTGATGGTGGGCTCGTGCACGAACGGCTCGTGGCACGATATGTCGTCGGTCACCGAGGTGCTCCGCGGCCACCGCGTGCACCCCTCGGTGTCCTTCGTCCTCTTCCCGGGGAGCCACCGGATCCTCGAGACGATGGCCCGCGAGGGGCTGCTGACCGATCTGCTCGCGGCGGGGGCCACCGTGTCGGAGTCCACGTGCGGCTCGTGCGCCGGGATCGGCCACGTCCCCGCCGCGGGGTCCAAGAGCCTCCGCGCCTTCAACCGCAACTTCCCGGGGCGCAGCGGCGTCAAGGACGACCAGGTCTACCTCTGCTCGTCGCTGGTGGCCGCGGCCTCGGCGCTGACGGGCGCCATCACCGACCCGAGAACGCTCGGCGCGCCGCCGCGCGTCCCGCTGCCGCCGAAGTTCGCGGACTCGACGGCGGGGTTCGTCCAGCCCGACGGTCAGGGCGAGGTCGTGCGCGGGCCGAACATCAAATCCGTTCCGCTGGGTGAACCGGTCGCCGAGACGCTCGAGGCGCCGGTCCTCATCAAGCTCGGCGACAAAGTATCGACCGACGACATCTCGCCGGCGGGCGCCTCCGTGCTGGTCTTCCGCTCCAACATCCCGGCGATCGCCGAGTTCACCTTCAAGTACGTGGATCCCGAGTTCGTCGCGCGCGCGAAGGCCGCGGGGCGCTCCTTCATCGTGGCCGGCGAGACCTACGGGCAGGGCTCGTCGCGCGAGACGGCGGTGACCGCGCCCATGCACCTCGGCGTGCGCGCGGTGCTCGCGAAGTCATTCGCCCGCATCCACCGGGCGAACCTGATCAACTGGGGCCTGGTCCCGTTGACCTTCGACGACCCCGCGGCGTGGGGCGGGATCGAGCGCGACGACCGCCTGAG